The Carassius gibelio isolate Cgi1373 ecotype wild population from Czech Republic chromosome A24, carGib1.2-hapl.c, whole genome shotgun sequence genome window below encodes:
- the LOC127946609 gene encoding myb-related protein A-like isoform X4: MANMKSRSEDEDDERHSTDPDSRDSKNSKKTLCKIKWSRDEDEKLKKLVEQHGTDTWKLIANYFPTRTDGQCQHRWQKVLNPELVKGPWTKEEDQRVIELVHKYGPKRWSVIAKHLQGRIGKQCRERWHNHLNPEVNKSSWTQEEDRIIYEAHKRLGNRWAEISKLLPGRTDNSIKNHWNSTMRRKVEHEGYLQEGSKSYSSDPGQKKRPKSSPAVEYQHDQNQMIISGQSQPPRYPYGSQGGQCMENISGEMSSFMSNPESYSSWSDSLPDDTVTTTTDSVEDRGVEVRGLEEGQPAAMPLPVSPSKFLAAEATAVLSTLETIPEFAETMELIDSVYVLMLQDPLAWSDVTSFDLTEGGPSPKSTNPTDVCTTLEKCTESLAYPINAPTVPAMSRQCAAVNQGKSVALSNTCMNRFSSPLPSITRKKRRERGDQSPADERSCAYIDNSGNSPKNTPVKGLPFSPSQFFNVSGGEPLILHNPALTSTPVCGQKCLLNTPHHRETTPKHQKENAGFRTPKLHKNIAVHTPRTPTPFKNALAAQEKMHGPLRVVPQPLALLEEDIREVLKEETGADIFTQVQNQPPYRSYEHMEAPARKVRKSLVLDSWEKDCLNVQLFPQQQINNNGASRSDDLLTRSMLMMPLTEKEDNSCPPAALKDSFSIVHSLSPQDKRGSMTQRSPPYQTPALQVNSEWEAVVFGKTEDQLIMTEQARRYLNTNPTTCISRALVL, from the exons ATGGCCAATATGAAGTCTCGCAG TGAAGACGAGGATGATGAACGTCATTCTACAGACCCTGACAGCAGAGACTCCAAGAATTCCAAAAAGACCCTGTGCAAAATTAAATGGTCCCGGGATGAG GATGAGAAGCTGAAGAAGCTTGTTGAGCAACACGGAACTGATACTTGGAAATTAATCGCCAATTATTTCCCA ACAAGGACAGATGGTCAATGTCAGCACCGTTGGCAAAAGGTGCTCAACCCGGAGCTGGTGAAAGGACCCTGGACAAAAGAGGAGGATCAGAGG GTTATTGAGCTGGTTCACAAGTATGGGCCCAAACGGTGGTCAGTGATTGCCAAGCACTTACAGGGCCGCATAGGCAAACAGTGCCGAGAGCGCTGGCACAATCACCTCAACCCAGAAGTGAATAAATCCTCCTGGACCCAGGAAGAAGATCGTATTATCTATGAAGCTCATAAACGTCTGGGCAACCGGTGGGCTGAGATCTCAAAACTGCTTCCCGGACG GACAGACAACTCCATTAAGAATCATTGGAACTCCACCATGCGCAGGAAGGTGGAACATGAGGGTTACTTGCAGGAAGGCAGCAAGAGCTACAGCAGTGACCCTGGCCAGAAGAAACGCCCCAAATCCAGTCCAGCTGTGGAATATCAACATGACCAGAATCAAATGATCATAAGTGGCCAATCACAG CCACCCAGATATCCATATGGTTCACAAGGTGGCCAGTGTATGGAAAACATCAGTGGCGAGATGTCTAGCTTTATGTCG AATCCAGAGAGCTACTCCAGCTGGTCGGACAGCCTGCCTGATGATACTGTCACCACCACCACAGACAGTGTGGAGGACCGAGGGGTCGAGGTACGTGGTTTAGAGGAGGGCCAGCCTGCTGCGATGCCTCTTCCTGTCTCTCCCAGCAAGTTCCTGGCTGCTGAGGCTACTGCTGTGCTGTCCACACTGGAGACCATCCCAGAGTTTGCAGAGACCATGGAGCTTATTGACTCA GTATATGTTTTGATGCTCCAGGATCCTTTGGCCTGGAGTGATGTGACCAGCTTTGATCTCACTGAGGGAGGCCCCTCTCCAAAGTCCACTAACCCCACTGATGTTTGTACGACCCTGGAGAAGTGCACAGAAAGCCTGGCCTATCCAATAAATGCTCCTACTGTCCCAGCTATGAGCAGACAGTGTGCTGCAGTGAACCAGGGCAAGTCTGTGGCTCTTTCTAACACCTGCATGAACCGATTCAGCTCTCCACTACCGTCCATCACGAGaaagaagaggagagagagaggagatcaGTCACCTGCAGATGAAAGGAGCTGTGCGTACATAGACAACAGTGGGAACTCACCAAAAAACACCCCGGTTAAAGGCCTCCCATTCTCACCCTCTCAG TTCTTCAATGTGTCTGGTGGTGAGCCCTTGATCCTCCACAATCCAGCTCTTACATCCACTCCAGTGTGTGGACAGAAATGCCTCCTCAACACACCCCATCATAGAGAGACCACACCAAAACACCAGAAGGAGAATGCAGG ATTCAGGACCCCGAAACTCCATAAGAACATCGCAGTCCACACTCCAAGAACGCCCACTCCTTTCAAAAATGCCCTGGCCGCGCAGGAGAAGATGCACGGCCCGTTAAGAGTGGTG CCCCAACCACTGGCACTTCTTGAGGAGGACATCAGAGAGGTTCTGAAAGAGGAAACCGGAGCTGACATCTTCACACAAGTCCAGAACCAGCCTCCGTACAGATCTTATGAG CACATGGAAGCTCCTGCAAGGAAAGTGAGAAAGTCTTTGGTATTGGACAGCTGGGAAAAAGACTGTTTAAATGTACAGCTGTTTCCACAACAGCAGATTAACAACAATGGAGCG TCTCGCAGTGACGACCTACTGACCAGATCCATGCTCATGATGCCATTGACAGAGAAAGAGGACAACTCTTGCCCTCCTGCAGCACTGAAGGATTCATTTTCCATAGTGCACTCCCTTAGCCCACAGGACAAGAGAGGAAGCATGACCCAAAGAAGCCCACCTTACCAAACACCCGCTCTG CAGGTCAACAGCGAGTGGGAAGCGGTGGTTTTTGGGAAAACGGAGGATCAGCTGATCATGACCGAGCAGGCCAGGCGTTACTTAAACACCAACCCCACCACCTGCATTTCCAGAGCTCTCGTCCTTTAA
- the LOC127946609 gene encoding myb-related protein A-like isoform X2, with translation MANMKSRSEDEDDERHSTDPDSRDSKNSKKTLCKIKWSRDEDEKLKKLVEQHGTDTWKLIANYFPTRTDGQCQHRWQKVLNPELVKGPWTKEEDQRVIELVHKYGPKRWSVIAKHLQGRIGKQCRERWHNHLNPEVNKSSWTQEEDRIIYEAHKRLGNRWAEISKLLPGRTDNSIKNHWNSTMRRKVEHEGYLQEGSKSYSSDPGQKKRPKSSPAVEYQHDQNQMIISGQSQPPRYPYGSQGGQCMENISGEMSSFMSPCHDDPDKEKRIKELELLLMSAESEVRRQSGPRNPESYSSWSDSLPDDTVTTTTDSVEDRGVEVRGLEEGQPAAMPLPVSPSKFLAAEATAVLSTLETIPEFAETMELIDSVYVLMLQDPLAWSDVTSFDLTEGGPSPKSTNPTDVCTTLEKCTESLAYPINAPTVPAMSRQCAAVNQGKSVALSNTCMNRFSSPLPSITRKKRRERGDQSPADERSCAYIDNSGNSPKNTPVKGLPFSPSQFFNVSGGEPLILHNPALTSTPVCGQKCLLNTPHHRETTPKHQKENAGFRTPKLHKNIAVHTPRTPTPFKNALAAQEKMHGPLRVVPQPLALLEEDIREVLKEETGADIFTQVQNQPPYRSYEHMEAPARKVRKSLVLDSWEKDCLNVQLFPQQQINNNGASRSDDLLTRSMLMMPLTEKEDNSCPPAALKDSFSIVHSLSPQDKRGSMTQRSPPYQTPALVNSEWEAVVFGKTEDQLIMTEQARRYLNTNPTTCISRALVL, from the exons ATGGCCAATATGAAGTCTCGCAG TGAAGACGAGGATGATGAACGTCATTCTACAGACCCTGACAGCAGAGACTCCAAGAATTCCAAAAAGACCCTGTGCAAAATTAAATGGTCCCGGGATGAG GATGAGAAGCTGAAGAAGCTTGTTGAGCAACACGGAACTGATACTTGGAAATTAATCGCCAATTATTTCCCA ACAAGGACAGATGGTCAATGTCAGCACCGTTGGCAAAAGGTGCTCAACCCGGAGCTGGTGAAAGGACCCTGGACAAAAGAGGAGGATCAGAGG GTTATTGAGCTGGTTCACAAGTATGGGCCCAAACGGTGGTCAGTGATTGCCAAGCACTTACAGGGCCGCATAGGCAAACAGTGCCGAGAGCGCTGGCACAATCACCTCAACCCAGAAGTGAATAAATCCTCCTGGACCCAGGAAGAAGATCGTATTATCTATGAAGCTCATAAACGTCTGGGCAACCGGTGGGCTGAGATCTCAAAACTGCTTCCCGGACG GACAGACAACTCCATTAAGAATCATTGGAACTCCACCATGCGCAGGAAGGTGGAACATGAGGGTTACTTGCAGGAAGGCAGCAAGAGCTACAGCAGTGACCCTGGCCAGAAGAAACGCCCCAAATCCAGTCCAGCTGTGGAATATCAACATGACCAGAATCAAATGATCATAAGTGGCCAATCACAG CCACCCAGATATCCATATGGTTCACAAGGTGGCCAGTGTATGGAAAACATCAGTGGCGAGATGTCTAGCTTTATGTCG CCTTGCCATGACGACCCAGACAAAGAGAAAAGAATTAAGGAGCTAGAGCTGTTGCTAATGTCAGCTGAGAGTGAAGTCAGAAGACAGTCGGGCCCTCGT AATCCAGAGAGCTACTCCAGCTGGTCGGACAGCCTGCCTGATGATACTGTCACCACCACCACAGACAGTGTGGAGGACCGAGGGGTCGAGGTACGTGGTTTAGAGGAGGGCCAGCCTGCTGCGATGCCTCTTCCTGTCTCTCCCAGCAAGTTCCTGGCTGCTGAGGCTACTGCTGTGCTGTCCACACTGGAGACCATCCCAGAGTTTGCAGAGACCATGGAGCTTATTGACTCA GTATATGTTTTGATGCTCCAGGATCCTTTGGCCTGGAGTGATGTGACCAGCTTTGATCTCACTGAGGGAGGCCCCTCTCCAAAGTCCACTAACCCCACTGATGTTTGTACGACCCTGGAGAAGTGCACAGAAAGCCTGGCCTATCCAATAAATGCTCCTACTGTCCCAGCTATGAGCAGACAGTGTGCTGCAGTGAACCAGGGCAAGTCTGTGGCTCTTTCTAACACCTGCATGAACCGATTCAGCTCTCCACTACCGTCCATCACGAGaaagaagaggagagagagaggagatcaGTCACCTGCAGATGAAAGGAGCTGTGCGTACATAGACAACAGTGGGAACTCACCAAAAAACACCCCGGTTAAAGGCCTCCCATTCTCACCCTCTCAG TTCTTCAATGTGTCTGGTGGTGAGCCCTTGATCCTCCACAATCCAGCTCTTACATCCACTCCAGTGTGTGGACAGAAATGCCTCCTCAACACACCCCATCATAGAGAGACCACACCAAAACACCAGAAGGAGAATGCAGG ATTCAGGACCCCGAAACTCCATAAGAACATCGCAGTCCACACTCCAAGAACGCCCACTCCTTTCAAAAATGCCCTGGCCGCGCAGGAGAAGATGCACGGCCCGTTAAGAGTGGTG CCCCAACCACTGGCACTTCTTGAGGAGGACATCAGAGAGGTTCTGAAAGAGGAAACCGGAGCTGACATCTTCACACAAGTCCAGAACCAGCCTCCGTACAGATCTTATGAG CACATGGAAGCTCCTGCAAGGAAAGTGAGAAAGTCTTTGGTATTGGACAGCTGGGAAAAAGACTGTTTAAATGTACAGCTGTTTCCACAACAGCAGATTAACAACAATGGAGCG TCTCGCAGTGACGACCTACTGACCAGATCCATGCTCATGATGCCATTGACAGAGAAAGAGGACAACTCTTGCCCTCCTGCAGCACTGAAGGATTCATTTTCCATAGTGCACTCCCTTAGCCCACAGGACAAGAGAGGAAGCATGACCCAAAGAAGCCCACCTTACCAAACACCCGCTCTG GTCAACAGCGAGTGGGAAGCGGTGGTTTTTGGGAAAACGGAGGATCAGCTGATCATGACCGAGCAGGCCAGGCGTTACTTAAACACCAACCCCACCACCTGCATTTCCAGAGCTCTCGTCCTTTAA
- the LOC127946609 gene encoding myb-related protein A-like isoform X1, with protein MANMKSRSEDEDDERHSTDPDSRDSKNSKKTLCKIKWSRDEDEKLKKLVEQHGTDTWKLIANYFPTRTDGQCQHRWQKVLNPELVKGPWTKEEDQRVIELVHKYGPKRWSVIAKHLQGRIGKQCRERWHNHLNPEVNKSSWTQEEDRIIYEAHKRLGNRWAEISKLLPGRTDNSIKNHWNSTMRRKVEHEGYLQEGSKSYSSDPGQKKRPKSSPAVEYQHDQNQMIISGQSQPPRYPYGSQGGQCMENISGEMSSFMSPCHDDPDKEKRIKELELLLMSAESEVRRQSGPRNPESYSSWSDSLPDDTVTTTTDSVEDRGVEVRGLEEGQPAAMPLPVSPSKFLAAEATAVLSTLETIPEFAETMELIDSVYVLMLQDPLAWSDVTSFDLTEGGPSPKSTNPTDVCTTLEKCTESLAYPINAPTVPAMSRQCAAVNQGKSVALSNTCMNRFSSPLPSITRKKRRERGDQSPADERSCAYIDNSGNSPKNTPVKGLPFSPSQFFNVSGGEPLILHNPALTSTPVCGQKCLLNTPHHRETTPKHQKENAGFRTPKLHKNIAVHTPRTPTPFKNALAAQEKMHGPLRVVPQPLALLEEDIREVLKEETGADIFTQVQNQPPYRSYEHMEAPARKVRKSLVLDSWEKDCLNVQLFPQQQINNNGASRSDDLLTRSMLMMPLTEKEDNSCPPAALKDSFSIVHSLSPQDKRGSMTQRSPPYQTPALQVNSEWEAVVFGKTEDQLIMTEQARRYLNTNPTTCISRALVL; from the exons ATGGCCAATATGAAGTCTCGCAG TGAAGACGAGGATGATGAACGTCATTCTACAGACCCTGACAGCAGAGACTCCAAGAATTCCAAAAAGACCCTGTGCAAAATTAAATGGTCCCGGGATGAG GATGAGAAGCTGAAGAAGCTTGTTGAGCAACACGGAACTGATACTTGGAAATTAATCGCCAATTATTTCCCA ACAAGGACAGATGGTCAATGTCAGCACCGTTGGCAAAAGGTGCTCAACCCGGAGCTGGTGAAAGGACCCTGGACAAAAGAGGAGGATCAGAGG GTTATTGAGCTGGTTCACAAGTATGGGCCCAAACGGTGGTCAGTGATTGCCAAGCACTTACAGGGCCGCATAGGCAAACAGTGCCGAGAGCGCTGGCACAATCACCTCAACCCAGAAGTGAATAAATCCTCCTGGACCCAGGAAGAAGATCGTATTATCTATGAAGCTCATAAACGTCTGGGCAACCGGTGGGCTGAGATCTCAAAACTGCTTCCCGGACG GACAGACAACTCCATTAAGAATCATTGGAACTCCACCATGCGCAGGAAGGTGGAACATGAGGGTTACTTGCAGGAAGGCAGCAAGAGCTACAGCAGTGACCCTGGCCAGAAGAAACGCCCCAAATCCAGTCCAGCTGTGGAATATCAACATGACCAGAATCAAATGATCATAAGTGGCCAATCACAG CCACCCAGATATCCATATGGTTCACAAGGTGGCCAGTGTATGGAAAACATCAGTGGCGAGATGTCTAGCTTTATGTCG CCTTGCCATGACGACCCAGACAAAGAGAAAAGAATTAAGGAGCTAGAGCTGTTGCTAATGTCAGCTGAGAGTGAAGTCAGAAGACAGTCGGGCCCTCGT AATCCAGAGAGCTACTCCAGCTGGTCGGACAGCCTGCCTGATGATACTGTCACCACCACCACAGACAGTGTGGAGGACCGAGGGGTCGAGGTACGTGGTTTAGAGGAGGGCCAGCCTGCTGCGATGCCTCTTCCTGTCTCTCCCAGCAAGTTCCTGGCTGCTGAGGCTACTGCTGTGCTGTCCACACTGGAGACCATCCCAGAGTTTGCAGAGACCATGGAGCTTATTGACTCA GTATATGTTTTGATGCTCCAGGATCCTTTGGCCTGGAGTGATGTGACCAGCTTTGATCTCACTGAGGGAGGCCCCTCTCCAAAGTCCACTAACCCCACTGATGTTTGTACGACCCTGGAGAAGTGCACAGAAAGCCTGGCCTATCCAATAAATGCTCCTACTGTCCCAGCTATGAGCAGACAGTGTGCTGCAGTGAACCAGGGCAAGTCTGTGGCTCTTTCTAACACCTGCATGAACCGATTCAGCTCTCCACTACCGTCCATCACGAGaaagaagaggagagagagaggagatcaGTCACCTGCAGATGAAAGGAGCTGTGCGTACATAGACAACAGTGGGAACTCACCAAAAAACACCCCGGTTAAAGGCCTCCCATTCTCACCCTCTCAG TTCTTCAATGTGTCTGGTGGTGAGCCCTTGATCCTCCACAATCCAGCTCTTACATCCACTCCAGTGTGTGGACAGAAATGCCTCCTCAACACACCCCATCATAGAGAGACCACACCAAAACACCAGAAGGAGAATGCAGG ATTCAGGACCCCGAAACTCCATAAGAACATCGCAGTCCACACTCCAAGAACGCCCACTCCTTTCAAAAATGCCCTGGCCGCGCAGGAGAAGATGCACGGCCCGTTAAGAGTGGTG CCCCAACCACTGGCACTTCTTGAGGAGGACATCAGAGAGGTTCTGAAAGAGGAAACCGGAGCTGACATCTTCACACAAGTCCAGAACCAGCCTCCGTACAGATCTTATGAG CACATGGAAGCTCCTGCAAGGAAAGTGAGAAAGTCTTTGGTATTGGACAGCTGGGAAAAAGACTGTTTAAATGTACAGCTGTTTCCACAACAGCAGATTAACAACAATGGAGCG TCTCGCAGTGACGACCTACTGACCAGATCCATGCTCATGATGCCATTGACAGAGAAAGAGGACAACTCTTGCCCTCCTGCAGCACTGAAGGATTCATTTTCCATAGTGCACTCCCTTAGCCCACAGGACAAGAGAGGAAGCATGACCCAAAGAAGCCCACCTTACCAAACACCCGCTCTG CAGGTCAACAGCGAGTGGGAAGCGGTGGTTTTTGGGAAAACGGAGGATCAGCTGATCATGACCGAGCAGGCCAGGCGTTACTTAAACACCAACCCCACCACCTGCATTTCCAGAGCTCTCGTCCTTTAA
- the LOC127946609 gene encoding myb-related protein A-like isoform X5: MANMKSRSEDEDDERHSTDPDSRDSKNSKKTLCKIKWSRDEDEKLKKLVEQHGTDTWKLIANYFPTRTDGQCQHRWQKVLNPELVKGPWTKEEDQRVIELVHKYGPKRWSVIAKHLQGRIGKQCRERWHNHLNPEVNKSSWTQEEDRIIYEAHKRLGNRWAEISKLLPGRTDNSIKNHWNSTMRRKVEHEGYLQEGSKSYSSDPGQKKRPKSSPAVEYQHDQNQMIISGQSQPPRYPYGSQGGQCMENISGEMSSFMSNPESYSSWSDSLPDDTVTTTTDSVEDRGVEVRGLEEGQPAAMPLPVSPSKFLAAEATAVLSTLETIPEFAETMELIDSVYVLMLQDPLAWSDVTSFDLTEGGPSPKSTNPTDVCTTLEKCTESLAYPINAPTVPAMSRQCAAVNQGKSVALSNTCMNRFSSPLPSITRKKRRERGDQSPADERSCAYIDNSGNSPKNTPVKGLPFSPSQFFNVSGGEPLILHNPALTSTPVCGQKCLLNTPHHRETTPKHQKENAGFRTPKLHKNIAVHTPRTPTPFKNALAAQEKMHGPLRVVPQPLALLEEDIREVLKEETGADIFTQVQNQPPYRSYEHMEAPARKVRKSLVLDSWEKDCLNVQLFPQQQINNNGASRSDDLLTRSMLMMPLTEKEDNSCPPAALKDSFSIVHSLSPQDKRGSMTQRSPPYQTPALVNSEWEAVVFGKTEDQLIMTEQARRYLNTNPTTCISRALVL; the protein is encoded by the exons ATGGCCAATATGAAGTCTCGCAG TGAAGACGAGGATGATGAACGTCATTCTACAGACCCTGACAGCAGAGACTCCAAGAATTCCAAAAAGACCCTGTGCAAAATTAAATGGTCCCGGGATGAG GATGAGAAGCTGAAGAAGCTTGTTGAGCAACACGGAACTGATACTTGGAAATTAATCGCCAATTATTTCCCA ACAAGGACAGATGGTCAATGTCAGCACCGTTGGCAAAAGGTGCTCAACCCGGAGCTGGTGAAAGGACCCTGGACAAAAGAGGAGGATCAGAGG GTTATTGAGCTGGTTCACAAGTATGGGCCCAAACGGTGGTCAGTGATTGCCAAGCACTTACAGGGCCGCATAGGCAAACAGTGCCGAGAGCGCTGGCACAATCACCTCAACCCAGAAGTGAATAAATCCTCCTGGACCCAGGAAGAAGATCGTATTATCTATGAAGCTCATAAACGTCTGGGCAACCGGTGGGCTGAGATCTCAAAACTGCTTCCCGGACG GACAGACAACTCCATTAAGAATCATTGGAACTCCACCATGCGCAGGAAGGTGGAACATGAGGGTTACTTGCAGGAAGGCAGCAAGAGCTACAGCAGTGACCCTGGCCAGAAGAAACGCCCCAAATCCAGTCCAGCTGTGGAATATCAACATGACCAGAATCAAATGATCATAAGTGGCCAATCACAG CCACCCAGATATCCATATGGTTCACAAGGTGGCCAGTGTATGGAAAACATCAGTGGCGAGATGTCTAGCTTTATGTCG AATCCAGAGAGCTACTCCAGCTGGTCGGACAGCCTGCCTGATGATACTGTCACCACCACCACAGACAGTGTGGAGGACCGAGGGGTCGAGGTACGTGGTTTAGAGGAGGGCCAGCCTGCTGCGATGCCTCTTCCTGTCTCTCCCAGCAAGTTCCTGGCTGCTGAGGCTACTGCTGTGCTGTCCACACTGGAGACCATCCCAGAGTTTGCAGAGACCATGGAGCTTATTGACTCA GTATATGTTTTGATGCTCCAGGATCCTTTGGCCTGGAGTGATGTGACCAGCTTTGATCTCACTGAGGGAGGCCCCTCTCCAAAGTCCACTAACCCCACTGATGTTTGTACGACCCTGGAGAAGTGCACAGAAAGCCTGGCCTATCCAATAAATGCTCCTACTGTCCCAGCTATGAGCAGACAGTGTGCTGCAGTGAACCAGGGCAAGTCTGTGGCTCTTTCTAACACCTGCATGAACCGATTCAGCTCTCCACTACCGTCCATCACGAGaaagaagaggagagagagaggagatcaGTCACCTGCAGATGAAAGGAGCTGTGCGTACATAGACAACAGTGGGAACTCACCAAAAAACACCCCGGTTAAAGGCCTCCCATTCTCACCCTCTCAG TTCTTCAATGTGTCTGGTGGTGAGCCCTTGATCCTCCACAATCCAGCTCTTACATCCACTCCAGTGTGTGGACAGAAATGCCTCCTCAACACACCCCATCATAGAGAGACCACACCAAAACACCAGAAGGAGAATGCAGG ATTCAGGACCCCGAAACTCCATAAGAACATCGCAGTCCACACTCCAAGAACGCCCACTCCTTTCAAAAATGCCCTGGCCGCGCAGGAGAAGATGCACGGCCCGTTAAGAGTGGTG CCCCAACCACTGGCACTTCTTGAGGAGGACATCAGAGAGGTTCTGAAAGAGGAAACCGGAGCTGACATCTTCACACAAGTCCAGAACCAGCCTCCGTACAGATCTTATGAG CACATGGAAGCTCCTGCAAGGAAAGTGAGAAAGTCTTTGGTATTGGACAGCTGGGAAAAAGACTGTTTAAATGTACAGCTGTTTCCACAACAGCAGATTAACAACAATGGAGCG TCTCGCAGTGACGACCTACTGACCAGATCCATGCTCATGATGCCATTGACAGAGAAAGAGGACAACTCTTGCCCTCCTGCAGCACTGAAGGATTCATTTTCCATAGTGCACTCCCTTAGCCCACAGGACAAGAGAGGAAGCATGACCCAAAGAAGCCCACCTTACCAAACACCCGCTCTG GTCAACAGCGAGTGGGAAGCGGTGGTTTTTGGGAAAACGGAGGATCAGCTGATCATGACCGAGCAGGCCAGGCGTTACTTAAACACCAACCCCACCACCTGCATTTCCAGAGCTCTCGTCCTTTAA